From a region of the bacterium genome:
- the rimP gene encoding ribosome maturation factor RimP: MPSEAEIINKISDLAGSFLNEMGLELYDVEYSSVSGSLQVFIQRPQAGVSMGDCAKVSRKLSEELDKEDLIDSAYMLEVSSPGLDRPLKKETDYQRSLGRLAKMKLVQPVDGSYELLGRLLEYREGTVKVGMEGREPIWIPLSQIKKARLELEKSPKP; this comes from the coding sequence ATGCCCAGCGAAGCCGAAATAATAAATAAAATAAGCGACCTGGCCGGATCTTTTTTAAATGAGATGGGACTGGAGCTTTACGACGTGGAGTATTCGTCCGTCTCCGGAAGCTTACAGGTCTTCATCCAAAGGCCGCAGGCCGGGGTCAGCATGGGCGACTGCGCCAAGGTCTCCCGGAAACTTTCCGAGGAACTGGACAAGGAAGACCTGATCGACTCGGCCTATATGCTGGAGGTCTCATCCCCCGGCCTGGACCGGCCGCTGAAGAAGGAAACCGATTACCAGAGGTCCCTGGGGCGCCTGGCCAAGATGAAACTGGTCCAGCCGGTGGACGGCAGTTATGAACTGCTGGGCCGGCTGCTGGAATACCGCGAGGGCACGGTCAAAGTAGGAATGGAGGGCCGGGAGCCGATATGGATCCCCCTTTCCCAGATCAAGAAGGCCCGGCTGGAGCTGGAGAAAAGTCCAAAACCCTAA